A genomic stretch from Bradyrhizobium quebecense includes:
- a CDS encoding zinc-ribbon domain containing protein codes for MKGSKQTRGEIEAKQRKAEEWRRTLAQRAAERQRLRDYKIALARDEVAVVTSQLAASNSYSIPDFVERGTYRPEPFVCKDCGVAEVWTPLQQKWWYETAKGDVFTKAVRCRACRTRARARKSAARRVHLEGLARKKPSAT; via the coding sequence GTGAAGGGCAGCAAGCAGACGCGCGGCGAGATCGAAGCCAAACAGCGCAAGGCTGAGGAATGGCGTCGCACGCTGGCGCAACGCGCCGCCGAACGGCAGCGCCTGCGCGACTACAAGATCGCGCTGGCGCGCGACGAGGTTGCGGTGGTCACGAGCCAGCTCGCCGCCTCGAACAGCTATTCGATTCCGGATTTCGTCGAACGCGGAACCTATCGGCCCGAGCCCTTTGTCTGCAAGGATTGCGGCGTTGCCGAGGTCTGGACGCCGTTGCAGCAGAAATGGTGGTACGAGACCGCCAAGGGCGACGTGTTCACCAAGGCCGTGCGCTGCCGGGCCTGCCGCACCAGGGCGCGCGCACGCAAATCCGCTGCGCGCCGCGTGCATCTGGAAGGGCTCGCCAGGAAGAAGCCGTCCGCCACGTAG
- a CDS encoding bifunctional 5,10-methylenetetrahydrofolate dehydrogenase/5,10-methenyltetrahydrofolate cyclohydrolase, whose translation MTANILDGHAHAQIVIDKVASELDRLRRAPGLTVVLVGCDPASQIYVQSKVRMAERIGLRGEVERLPDDANEADLLARIDALNARDDVDGILIQLPLPAHIDALRVMAAVDPAKDVDGLHALNAGRLFHGDDALVPCTPLGCLRLIKSIRRDLTGAHAVVIGSSNIVGKPMAALLLQEQATVTQTHIHTRGISKICRQADILVSAVGKAGLVRGDWIKPQAIVIDVGTTRVEKPDGGYAVCGDVFFDEAVQVAGAITPVPRGVGPMTIACLMENTVKAAKARAARLQ comes from the coding sequence ATGACGGCGAACATTCTTGATGGGCATGCACATGCCCAAATTGTCATCGACAAGGTTGCGAGCGAACTGGACCGGCTGCGCCGCGCGCCCGGGCTCACGGTCGTGCTGGTTGGCTGTGACCCGGCGAGCCAGATTTACGTACAGAGCAAGGTCAGGATGGCCGAGCGGATTGGCCTGCGCGGCGAGGTCGAGCGCCTGCCGGATGACGCCAACGAGGCCGATCTGCTTGCCAGGATCGACGCGCTCAATGCGCGCGACGATGTCGACGGCATCCTGATCCAGCTGCCGCTGCCGGCGCATATCGACGCCTTGCGCGTGATGGCGGCGGTCGATCCCGCTAAGGATGTCGACGGCCTGCACGCGCTGAATGCAGGCCGGCTGTTTCACGGCGACGATGCCTTGGTGCCGTGCACGCCGCTCGGCTGTCTCCGGCTGATCAAGTCGATCCGGCGAGATCTCACCGGCGCTCATGCCGTGGTGATCGGCAGCTCCAACATCGTGGGCAAGCCGATGGCCGCGCTGTTGCTGCAGGAGCAGGCGACCGTGACGCAAACCCACATCCACACCCGCGGCATCAGCAAGATCTGCCGTCAGGCCGATATCCTGGTCAGCGCGGTGGGGAAGGCTGGGCTCGTGCGCGGCGACTGGATCAAGCCGCAGGCCATCGTGATCGACGTCGGCACCACGCGCGTCGAGAAGCCGGACGGCGGCTACGCGGTGTGCGGCGACGTCTTCTTCGACGAAGCGGTGCAGGTCGCCGGCGCGATCACGCCGGTGCCGCGCGGTGTCGGCCCGATGACGATCGCCTGCCTGATGGAGAACACGGTGAAGGCCGCGAAGGCGAGGGCGGCGCGGCTGCAATAG
- a CDS encoding alkane 1-monooxygenase, producing the protein MIFTGTNAAGETITYRDGKRYLWMLSFIPPLIPLLSYWLFLRTHNPLVTLIPFVFIFILIPLLDVLFGEDTHNPPAEVVAAMEADPYYLRLARITVVFPWINYVALIAFFGTQELPWWSYVALLLGVGTINGGALLIGHELGHKADRLNILFGMLANCAVGYAHFRVEHNRGHHTWVATPEDPASARFGESIYAFATRELPGAFRRGWRNEAERLTRRGEPVWSVNNEILQGFALTLVVAAILIALFGWKVAPFIVAHHFLGWYALTQANYVEHYGLLREKLPNGRYQAVEPRHSWNTNHIVSNLMTFHLQRHSDHHANPMRPYQSLRDFDDIPRLPNGYTGMFGLAAIPPLWFRVMDPKTLAWAGGDKSKLNLGDRPVNA; encoded by the coding sequence CATCCCGCCGCTGATCCCGCTACTGTCCTACTGGCTCTTCCTGCGGACGCACAATCCGCTGGTGACGCTGATTCCCTTCGTCTTCATCTTCATCCTGATCCCGCTGCTCGATGTCCTGTTCGGTGAGGACACCCACAATCCGCCGGCGGAAGTGGTCGCCGCGATGGAGGCCGATCCGTATTATCTGCGGCTGGCGCGTATCACCGTGGTGTTTCCATGGATCAACTACGTCGCCCTGATCGCCTTCTTCGGCACGCAGGAGCTGCCGTGGTGGTCCTACGTCGCTTTGCTGCTCGGCGTCGGCACCATCAATGGCGGCGCGCTGTTGATCGGGCACGAGCTCGGCCACAAGGCTGACCGGCTCAACATCCTCTTCGGCATGCTCGCCAACTGCGCGGTGGGTTACGCCCATTTCCGCGTCGAGCACAATCGCGGCCATCACACCTGGGTCGCAACGCCGGAAGATCCCGCCAGCGCGCGATTCGGTGAATCGATCTATGCCTTCGCGACACGCGAGCTGCCGGGCGCCTTCAGGCGCGGCTGGCGCAATGAGGCCGAGCGGCTGACCCGGCGCGGCGAGCCGGTCTGGTCGGTCAACAACGAGATCCTGCAGGGCTTTGCGCTGACGCTCGTCGTCGCGGCCATCCTGATTGCGCTGTTCGGCTGGAAGGTCGCGCCGTTCATCGTCGCGCATCATTTCCTCGGCTGGTATGCGCTGACCCAGGCCAATTATGTCGAGCATTACGGATTGCTGCGCGAGAAGCTGCCGAACGGCCGCTACCAGGCGGTCGAGCCGCGCCACTCCTGGAACACCAACCACATCGTCTCGAACCTGATGACGTTCCATCTGCAACGTCATTCCGATCACCACGCCAACCCGATGCGCCCTTACCAGTCGCTGCGCGATTTCGACGACATCCCGCGGCTGCCGAACGGCTACACCGGCATGTTCGGTCTTGCCGCGATCCCGCCGCTCTGGTTCCGCGTGATGGACCCGAAGACACTGGCGTGGGCCGGCGGCGACAAGAGCAAGCTCAATCTCGGCGACCGGCCGGTGAATGCATGA
- a CDS encoding MaoC/PaaZ C-terminal domain-containing protein, with protein MLYAEDLTEGQTFQLGTYTIGEAEILEFAGKYDPVPIHTDPVAAAAGPFGGLIASGFNTIAIYQRLVVEAIWTKVAGIVGRSFEIRLPSPVRPGATLTGQSRIQKITIRPERRDAVVIFKTELVNDEQRPVLVLVLDALIHMRPAEQGRT; from the coding sequence ATGCTGTATGCGGAAGATCTCACCGAGGGCCAGACATTCCAGCTCGGCACCTACACGATCGGCGAAGCCGAGATCCTGGAGTTCGCCGGCAAATATGATCCGGTGCCGATCCATACCGACCCCGTCGCGGCTGCGGCGGGCCCGTTCGGCGGCCTGATCGCAAGCGGCTTCAACACCATTGCGATCTATCAGCGGCTCGTCGTGGAGGCGATCTGGACCAAGGTGGCGGGCATCGTCGGGCGGAGCTTCGAGATCCGCTTGCCGAGCCCGGTTCGCCCGGGAGCCACGCTCACCGGCCAATCCCGGATCCAGAAAATCACCATCAGGCCGGAGCGTCGCGACGCCGTCGTGATCTTCAAGACCGAGCTCGTCAACGACGAGCAGCGTCCCGTGCTTGTCCTGGTTCTCGATGCGCTGATCCACATGCGGCCGGCGGAGCAGGGGCGGACGTAA